Proteins encoded within one genomic window of Episyrphus balteatus chromosome 1, idEpiBalt1.1, whole genome shotgun sequence:
- the LOC129921302 gene encoding probable ribosome production factor 1: MDSDSDSSFDEEFDQPENDTQKTDQQNESKNEETDVELGEAEDNDDDNEDEDDDDDENQEDQVRMPVINPLSLMRNKQQRNALFKKQKLEKSKRKKAERRKRRKEGVPANPGHTIESLREPDQTAIANIEDSDNEELRKELETDDFSSYFEGTYEPKILITFADNPVTLTRKFGLELSRIFVNALVKIRNKSSVKKMVQSAIREEFTDIVVINENRRKPNGLLVIHLPNGPTAHFKLSNVKITEHIRRDHKEITKHRPEVIMTNFTTRLGLTVGRMLGSLFHHDPEFKGRRVATFHNQRDFIFFRHHRYEFAKQGKKAKLRELGPRFTLKLRSLQEGTFDSKTGDYAWIITNKRHAMESRRRFFL; the protein is encoded by the coding sequence ATGGATTCAGACAGTGATTCAAGTTTTGATGAAGAATTCGATCAACCAGAAAATGATACCCAAAAAACTGACCAACAAAATGAGTCTAAAAATGAAGAAACTGATGTTGAATTAGGTGAAGCCGAAGATAACGATGATGACAACGAGGACgaagacgatgatgatgatgaaaatcaGGAAGACCAAGTCCGTATGCCAGTAATAAATCCTCTCAGCCTTATGCGAAACAAACAACAAAGAAATGctctatttaaaaaacaaaaacttgaaaagagcaaacgaaaaaaagccGAACGTCGTAAGCGCCGCAAAGAAGGTGTCCCAGCAAATCCTGGACACACTATCGAAAGTCTCCGAGAACCCGATCAAACAGCAATAGCAAATATCGAAGATTCAGATAACGAAGAACTACGAAAAGAACTTGAAACTGATGATTTTAGTTCGTATTTCGAGGGAACTTACGAGCCAAAAATTCTCATTACTTTCGCTGACAATCCGGTAACGTTAACTCGAAAGTTTGGTCTTGAATTATCTAGAATTTTTGTCAATGCTTTGGTAAAAATTCGTAATAAATCATCTGTAAAGAAAATGGTACAAAGTGCAATTCGTGAGGAATTCACTGATATTGTTGTCATTAATGAAAATCGTCGTAAACCAAATGGTTTACTTGTAATTCACTTACCAAACGGTCCAACGGCACATTTTAAATTGAGCAATGTTAAAATAACAGAACACATTCGTCGTGATCACAAAGAAATTACCAAACATCGTCCAGAAGTTATAATGACCAATTTTACGACACGTTTGGGTTTAACTGTTGGTAGAATGTTGGGATCATTGTTTCATCATGATCCCGAATTTAAGGGACGTCGTGTTGCCACTTTTCATAACCAAcgtgattttatatttttccgacaTCATCGATATGAATTTGCAAAGCAAGGAAAAAAGGCTAAGCTTAGGGAATTGGGTCCGAGATTTACTTTGAAATTGCGTTCTCTGCAGGAAGGTACTTTTGATAGTAAAACTGGAGATTATGCTTGGATTATAACTAATAAACGACATGCAATGGAATCGAGAAGACGTTTCTTCTTGTAA